Proteins from one Setaria italica strain Yugu1 chromosome V, Setaria_italica_v2.0, whole genome shotgun sequence genomic window:
- the LOC101770863 gene encoding probable LRR receptor-like serine/threonine-protein kinase IRK, translating into MAAACPPLLLAALLLAAAAATSALTDDVLALVVFKTGVSDPSGRLATWTEDDDRPCSWPGVGCDARTGRVTSLSLPAASLSGRLPPALLRLDALLSLALPRNNLSGPVLPNLLAALPRLRSLDLSSNRLAAPVPAQLFAQCRYIRAISLAHNQLSGYIPPAVTSCASLVSLNLSSNRLAGPIPDGLWSLPSLRSLDLSGNELSGSVPGGFPRSSSLRQVDLSRNLLAGEIPADVGEAALLKSLDFGHNLFTGGLPESLRRLTGLQFLGAGGNALAGELPAWIGEMRALERLDLSGNRFAGDISYTIANCKNLVEVDLSRNALTGELPWWVFGLPLQRVSVAGNQLHGWVKVPEDAAMALRVLDLSRNAFSGEIPSRITAFAGLQSLNLSSNSLSGQLPAGIGGMRLLEVLDVSANRLDGTVPPEIGGAVALRDLRMGRNSLTGGIPAQIGNCSSLVALDLSHNSLTGPIPSTMGNLTSLQVVNLSQNKLNGTLPVELSNLPSLHIFDVSHNMLTGDLPNSRFFNNIPDSFVMDNSGLCSSRKNDSCSAVMPKPIVLNPNSSSNPSSQATSSAPSNKHHKKIILSISTLIAIAGGAAIAIGVITISVLNRRVRARAAASRSAPATALSDDYLSQSPENDASSGKLVMFGKGSPEFSAGGHALLNKDCELGRGGFGAVYKTVLRDGQPVAIKKLTVSSLVKSKDDFERQVKMLSKVRHHNIVALRGFYWTSSLQLLIYDYLPGGNLHKQLHECTEDNSLSWMERFDIILGVARGLTYLHQHGIIHYNLKSSNVLLDSNGEPKVGDYGLAKLLPMLDRYVLSSKIQSSLGYMAPEFACKTVKITEKCDVYGFGVLVLEVLTGRRPVEYLEDDVVVLCDLVRSTLEEGRPEDCIDPRLCGEFPMDEALPIIKLGLVCTSQVPSNRPDMGEVVSILELVRSPQDSAEEELV; encoded by the exons atggccgccgcctgcccgcccctgctcctcgccgcgctgctcctcgcggcggccgcggcgacgagCGCGCTCACCGACGACGTGCTCGCGCTGGTGGTCTTCAAGACGGGCGTCTCGGACCCGTCGGGCCGCCTGGCGACGTGGACCGAGGACGACGACCGCCCCTGCTCCTGGCCGGGCGTCGGCTGCGACGCGCGCACGGGCCGCGTCACCTCGCTCTCGCTCCCGGCGGCGTCGCTCTCCGGCCGCCTCCCGCccgcgctgctccgcctcgACGCGCTCCTCTCCCTCGCGCTCCCGCGCAACAACCTCTCCGGCCCCGTGCTCCCAaacctcctcgccgcgctcccgcgGCTCCGCTCCCTCGACCTCTCCTCCAaccgcctcgccgcgcccgtCCCCGCCCAGCTCTTCGCCCAATGCCGCTACATCCGCGCCATCTCCCTCGCGCACAATCAGCTCTCTGGCTACATCCCGCCCGCCGTCACGTCCTGCGCCTCGCTCGTCTCCCTCAACCTCTCGTCCAACCGCCTCGCCGGGCCCATCCCCGACGGCCTCTGGTCGCTGCCTTCGCTCCGCTCTCTCGACCTCTCCGGCAACGAGCTCTCCGGGAGTGTGCCTGGCGGATTCCCCCGGAGCAGCTCGCTACGGCAGGTGGATTTGAGCCGCAACCTCCTCGCCGGGGAGATACCAGCGGAtgtcggcgaggcggcgctgctCAAGTCACTGGATTTTGGGCATAACTTGTTCACGGGCGGTCTGCCGGAGTCGCTCCGGAGGCTGACCGGGCTGCAAttccttggcgccggcggcaatGCGCTTGCAGGGGAGCTGCCGGCGTGGATCGGCGAAATGCGGGCCCTGGAGCGGCTCGACTTGTCTGGCAACCGATTCGCCGGCGACATTTCCTACACCATCGCCAACTGCAAGAACCTTGTGGAGGTCGACCTGAGCCGTAATGCGCTCACCGGCGAGCTTCCCTGGTGGGTGTTCGGCCTGCCGCTGCAGCGCGTCTCGGTGGCCGGCAACCAGCTGCACGGGTGGGTCAAGGTGCCCGAGGACGCTGCAATGGCGCTTCGTGTGCTTGACCTGTCGAGGAACGCGTTCTCCGGCGAGATCCCGTCGCGGATCACTGCCTTTGCGGGCTTGCAGTCACTGAACCTGTCCTCGAATTCCTTGTCGGGGCAGCTGCCGGCCGGCATTGGTGGGATGAGGCTCCTCGAGGTGCTCGACGTGAGCGCTAACCGACTTGACGGAACCGTGCCGCCGGAGAttggcggcgcggtggcgctcCGGGACCTCCGGATGGGGAGGAATTCGCTCACGGGAGGCATCCCCGCACAGATTGGGAACTGTAGCTCCCTCGTTGCACT GGATTTGTCACACAATAGCCTCACGGGGCCTATTCCTAGCACCATGGGCAACTTGACCAGTCTCCAGGTGGTCAATCTCTCTCAGAACAAGCTGAACGGAACCCTACCAGTGGAGCTATCAAATCTGCCTAGCCTCCACATCTTTGACGTCTCCCACAACATGCTGACAGGGGATCTGCCAAATAGCCGCTTCTTTAACAACATCCCTGACTCCTTCGTCATGGACAATTCTGGTCTTTGTAGCTCACGGAAGAATGATTCATGCAGTGCTGTTATGCCAAAGCCGATTGTGCTCAATCCCAACTCCTCATCAAATCCCTCATCGCAGGCTACATCGAGTGCACCTAGCAACAAGCATCACAAGAAAATCATACTGAGCATTTCCACCCTCATTGCCATTGCGGGTGGGGCTGCCATTGCTATCGGAGTGATCACCATATCTGTGCTCAACCGCCGTGTCCGTGCCCGTGCTGCTGCCTCCCGCTCAGCACCTGCTACTGCATTGTCTGATGATTACCTTAGCCAGTCCCCGGAGAATGATGCTAGCTCCGGTAAGCTAGTCATGTTTGGTAAGGGCAGCCCTGAGTTCAGCGCCGGTGGGCATGCATTGTTGAATAAGGATTGTGAGCTTGGGCGTGGAGGCTTTGGTGCAGTCTACAAGACAGTTCTCAGAGATGGACAGCCGGTAGCCATCAAGAAGCTTACTGTCTCTAGCTTGGTCAAGTCGAAGGATGATTTCGAGCGGCAAGTAAAGATGCTTAGCAAGGTGCGGCACCACAATATTGTTGCGCTCAGAGGCTTTTACTGGACTTCATCCTTGCAGCTTCTCATCTATGATTACCTGCCAGGAGGAAATTTGCATAAACAGCTGCATGAGTGCACTGAAGATAATTCACTTTCCTGGATGGAGAGGTTTGATATCATCCTTGGTGTTGCCAGAGGGCTGACATACTTGCACCAGCATGGGATCATCCATTACAATCTCAAGTCAAGCAATGTGCTGCTGGATAGCAATGGCGAGCCAAAGGTGGGTGACTATGGCCTCGCCAAGCTGCTGCCGATGCTGGACCGGTACGTGCTGAGCAGTAAGATACAGAGCTCACTTGGGTACATGGCCCCAGAATTCGCATGCAAGACGGTGAAGATCACCGAGAAGTGCGACGTCTACGGCTTTGGTGTGCTTGTGCTGGAGGTCTTGACAGGCAGGAGGCCCGTCGAGTACTTGGAAGACGACGTCGTTGTGCTATGTGATCTAGTCAGAAGCACGCTGGAGGAAGGCAGACCGGAAGACTGCATCGACCCGCGGCTATGCGGCGAGTTCCCCATGGACGAGGCCCTGCCGATCATCAAGCTGGGCCTCGTCTGCACCTCGCAGGTGCCATCGAACCGG
- the LOC101771248 gene encoding probable serine/threonine-protein kinase PBL1, whose amino-acid sequence MMGCFTALRSKKKKGPLDNPLVPSKKSIDARESTSSRLPEPEVHVPSLQSAPPSFRNRAKISQSANKVSNSRARVLSAPSTLIVVDQFGFPYAEYKDQDDSRDKEGSTKGHRFSNPLPLPLPSPEGHSLRNFGSFKASNVSGPLEISGPLPLPLEKYIGLRIFSYEEVSSACQWFSSDQCVSETLGSTSYKATFRDDFSGTKTTEATVARLLPSTQSLKEFKTQVNTLASLEHPNLCKLIGYYAKEDSNGRMLVYERLHHGSLDKLLFGRPDGRFMDWSKRLKVALGAARGLAFLHDEGPFQAMYSEFSTSNIQIDKDFTAKLSGYGCAGFNTEEISNAPVSAAHLSVETLAKGLLTPKSNVWSFGVVLLELITGRKNLDVSSSKEERNIVKWSRPFLTDDSRLSLIMDSRIKGRFPTKAARIVADIILKCLHNDPSERPTMRDVVEALTGVQEIKVPCRYPLQEPSAAPRKRMLKSTSLNGIVPQHPVITFSPSPPSHNQPLISPRSSTSALLHPRTCYSTLDDPRVSSIRKTPPPIMRRSSVEGF is encoded by the exons ATGATGGGTTGCTTCACTGCTCTCAGatccaagaagaagaaaggcccTCTAGATAATCCTCTTGTTCCAAGCAAGAAATCTATTGATGCAAGGGAAAGTACGTCCTCTAGACTTCCGGAGCCCGAAGTTCATGTGCCATCCTTGCAATCAGCTCCTCCTAGTTTTAGAAACAGGGCTAAGATCTCCCAGTCAGCAAATAAAGTTTCTAACAGCAGAGCTCGCGTGTTGTCTGCTCCATCAACCCTTATTGTGGTTGATCAGTTTGGCTTTCCATACGCTGAATACAAAGATCAAGATGACTCCAGGGATAAGGAAGGTTCAACAAAGGGGCACCGCTTTTCAAATCCTTtgccccttcctcttccttcacCGGAAGGACATTCTTTGAGGAATTTCGGTAGCTTCAAAGCCAGCAACGTAAGTGGGCCACTGGAGATATCTGGCCCTCTCCCACTACCTCTAGAGAAATATATTGGACTTAGAATCTTCTCTTATGAGGAGGTTTCATCTGCTTGCCAGTGGTTTTCTAGCGATCAGTGTGTTTCAGAAACACTTGGTTCAACATCATATAAGGCAACCTTCAGGGATGACTTTAGTGGTACGAAGACCACTGAAGCAACGGTAGCTCGATTACTACCCTCCACTCAG AGTTTGAAGGAGTTTAAAACACAAGTGAACACATTAGCATCGCTTGAGCATCCCAATTTATGTAAGCTAATCGGCTATTATGCAAAAGAAGATTCTAATGGAAGGATGTTGGTCTATGAGCGGCTTCATCATGGCAGCTTAGATAAGCTATTATTTGGAAGACCTGATGGTCGTTTCATGGACTGGTCTAAACGTTTGAAGGTTGCCCTTGGTGCTGCTAGAGGTCTAGCTTTCTTACATGATGAAGGACCATTTCAG gCCATGTACAGTGAGTTTTCAACTTCAAACATCCAAATAGATAAAGATTTCACTGCTAAGCTTTCAGGATATGGTTGTGCTGGCTTCAACACAGAGGAGATATCTAATGCACCTGTG tctgCAGCACACCTTTCGGTGGAGACCTTGGCGAAAGGTTTACTCACTCCCAAGAGCAATGTGTGGAGCTTTGGAGTTGTGTTACTGGAGCTAATAACTGGAAGAAAGAATCTTGATGTCAGTTCCTCCAAAGAAGAACGCAATATCGTCAAGTGGAGTAGGCCTTTCCTTACTGATGATAGTCGCCTATCCCTGATCATGGACTCACGAATAAAAGGGCGCTTTCCTACCAAGGCTGCTCGGATAGTAGCAGACATCATTCTGAAATGCTTGCATAATGATCCTTCAGAGAGGCCAACGATGAGGGATGTTGTGGAGGCCCTAACAGGGGTCCAGGAAATAAAGGTTCCGTGCCGATATCCTCTGCAAGAGCCATCTGCTGcaccaagaaaaaggatgtTAAAATCTACATCCCTCAATGGAATTGTGCCCCAGCATCCTGTTATAACCTTCTCTCCATCGCCACCTTCACATAACCAACCCTTGATCTCGCCAAGGTCATCCACATCTGCTTTGCTTCATCCAAGGACATGCTATTCTACTCTGGATGATCCCAGGGTAAGCTCTATCAGGAAAACACCTCCCCCCATCATGCGTAGGTCTAGCGTGGAAGGCTTTTGA